A genomic region of Daphnia carinata strain CSIRO-1 chromosome 5, CSIRO_AGI_Dcar_HiC_V3, whole genome shotgun sequence contains the following coding sequences:
- the LOC130696005 gene encoding uncharacterized protein LOC130696005 has translation MAASGKTGSALASTGKIVKPGQTRPTSVTSQSSRRAQTTLTSASRRNGASAPVLQSRKSSLVSTTSTTSVNSSSQQRGLKLRPHNQSVLPVLCVYSDQNQLVRKEQFRAPAPASNQAKVQTRHNNENVQAPRSSVPSNSSGSQIPVATQARAIHMKSTISSTARVGNANNNSISNNGAKRSKMTVPRSNTMKVPQPVAAPPSNNKSKGIEKVNRRRNEKSVPPLQSRKAEMTSGVSSSSVGPNQNKPTANPQLPGLSGARPTTTSSSTSSIADGSVRGSVAAQPACRVESTNNVLPLAQRPSTVTSLPCNASKKVTSARNHSKPARISTSCVFAPPRPFHSSVRALVADNPDPKLDESQGSPAVVANHHGPLLVDGAVAAGLADATDTSSVCDRDTNYVVFDYPEALKEPDHYSQVVVGEREEEVKESPLLNQQDHDVMGTYPDTVGYSSEKSTDDASSAADVPQQHAKEDDLLDDFFKFVSNENLRKVTVVKTVQGLGLSVTGGVASSAIGTAGFSPPSTLDAAFVACSWPGLIRIKKIFLHGAAWQTGQLAVGDVLLAANGQPLTGCTNYEALEVLRCSPRETHLLVCRIPSETAEKMGIHPPETPTASYSSHTNWLSPVLTLSTLGEFEISMTKVNGSLGFTLRKEDESILGHYVRSLVKEPAISDGRISPGDKIISVNGVNMSEMSHAEAVAFLRRCPDSVTIRLFRDSAVTPLSPLSPTEPESGLNRPRPLLRQEAQDLLHDLAVRKQGGSRGGSPAPALSGSPCSPRRRRLTKTPSPDLATVVKDRFGSPSSHKDSCCSLPPNFTTSPPMSPLPEMDMERDAMANSLDLTDSNSASFHTPSGTTRASRPDFLDLSNSLVKKQRFMFTPPNDHPPSGFEERQAGDGQPEPPVLDQVELEISEYLTPNRMADSILDNCSRKSFSGSFCIRDDSVTDHPAMGSVLEETMDEEFVSFQSNSTMERYAPQGLSDHDLSNRFPLCDNSGANRGKDGLVKWKGIVLTPDEEYAEEAHLGLIQTIELNKGWNSRLGFSVGHDNDGQLVISAIYDESVAAKDGRLKVGDHVLRVNGEKLEGCPKDYVIDILRKTRGPVAITVRKIA, from the exons ATGGCTGCCAGTGGCAAAACGGGTTCGGCCCTTGCTTCGACTGGCAAGATCGTCAAACCGGGTCAAACTCGTCCAACCAGTGTCACCTCGCAATCTTCTAGAAGGGCGCAGACGACGCTGACGTCAGCGTCGCGACGTAATGGCGCATCAGCACCCGTACTGCAATCGCGGAAGTCCAGCCTAGTGTCTACCACCTCAACTACATCCGTCAACAGCAGTAGTCAGCAGAGAGGCTTGAAACTTCGTCCTCACAATCAATCCGTCTTGCCTGTTCTTTGTGTCTACTCGGACCAAAATCAGCTGGTTCGCAAGGAACAATTTCGCGCCCCAGCTCCTGCTTCAAATCAAGCCAAAGTTCAAACCAGGCACAACAACGAGAACGTCCAAGCTCCCCGCTCATCCGTCCCCAGCAACTCATCCGGTAGCCAGATTCCGGTAGCAACGCAGGCCAGGGCCATTCATATGAAATCGACGATTTCATCGACTGCTCGTGTGGGCaacgccaacaacaacagcatcaGTAATAATGGGGCCAAACGCTCCAAAATGACCGTTCCGCGTTCCAATACAATGAAGGTCCCGCAGCCCGTTGCAGCGCCGCCGTCAAACAATAAAAGCAAAG gAATTGAGAAAGTGAATCGACGCCGGAATGAGAAGAGCGTTCCGCCGCTTCAATCCCGTAAAGCGGAAATGACAAGTGGCGTCTCCTCTTCCTCTGTTGGACCGAACCAAAACAAACCGACGGCCAATCCCCAGCTTCCTGGCTTGTCGGGCGCCCGTCCAACTACCACTAGCAGTAGTACTAGTAGTATTGCCGACGGGTCGGTGCGTGGTTCAGTTGCCGCTCAGCCTGCCTGTCGAGTGGAGTCGACCAACAACGTGCTCCCGTTGGCTCAGCGTCCTTCAACCGTTACTTCTCTACCTTGCAACGCTAGCAAGAAAGTGACAAGCGCACGGAACCATTCCAAACCGGCTCGCATCTCCACAAGCTGCGTTTTTGCTCCGCCTCGTCCCTTTCACTCGTCCGTTCGTGCGCTGGTGGCAGATAACCCCGACCCCAAACTCGACGAGTCTCAAGGATCGCCAGCCGTCGTCGCCAACCATCATGGCCCGCTACTTGTGGATGGCGCCGTCGCTGCCGGACTAGCCGACGCCACCGATACGTCTTCAGTCTGTGACAGAGACACTAATTACGTCGTGTTTGACTATCCTGAAGCTTTGAAGGAACCGGATCATTACAGTCAAGTGGTTGTGGGCGAACGAGAAGAAGAGGTTAAAGAGTCACCGCTGTTAAATCAACAAGATCACGACGTCATGGGCACTTACCCGGATACAGTCGGATACAGTTCCGAAAAATCGACCGATGACGCCAGCTCTGCTGCTGACGTTCCACAGCAACACGCGAAAGAAGATGATCTCCTCGATGACTTCTTTAAATTTGTTTCCAACG AAAACCTGAGAAAAGTGACGGTTGTGAAGACAGTTCAAGGCCTGGGTCTGAGCGTGACTGGAGGCGTCGCCTCCTCTGCAATAGGCACAGCGGGATTTTCACCGCCATCGACGCTCGACGCAGCCTTTGTCGCATGTTCCTGGCCAGGATTGATTCGTATCAAAAAGATCTTTCTCCACGGAGCCGCCTGGCAAACGGGTCAGCTGGCTGTCGGTGATGTTTTGTTGGCCGCCAATGGGCAGCCGCTTACCGGCTGCACCAACTAT GAAGCCTTGGAGGTGTTGCGCTGTTCGCCGCGTGAGACTCACCTTTTGGTGTGTCGCATCCCGTCTGAAACGGCAGAGAAGATGGGCATTCACCCTCCCGAGACGCCCACAGCCTCATACTCTAGTCATACTAACTGGCTCTCACCTGTGTTGACTCTCAGCACGCTAGGC GAATTTGAAATTAGCATGACCAAAGTGAATGGCAGCTTGGGCTTTACTTTGCGGAAAGAAGATGAAAGCATTTTGGGACATTATGTTCGCTCGCTGGTGAAAGAACCTGCCATTTCTGACGGGCGTATCAGTCCAGGAGATAAGATTATCAGC GTGAATGGAGTAAACATGTCGGAAATGAGCCACGCTGAAGCGGTTGCGTTTCTACGTCGATGCCCGGACTCGGTCACGATACGGCTGTTCCGTGACTCGGCCGTTACGCCGCTTTCACCATTATCGCCAACCGAGCCAGAATCGGGATTGAACCGACCTCGCCCACTCCTCAG ACAAGAAGCGCAAGACTTGCTTCACGATTTAGCAGTGCGCAAGCAAGGTGGTTCACGAGGTGGTTCACCAGCTCCGGCTCTATCTGGCTCTCCTTGCTCACCCCGTCGTCGTCGACTGACAAAAACACCAAGCCCCGATTTAGCAACGGTCGTCAAAGATa GATTCGGATCGCCATCTTCTCATAAAGACAGTTGCTGCAGTCTCCCTCCCAATTTCACAACGTCGCCGCCTATGAGCCCTCTACCTGAAATGGACATGGAACGCGATGCTATGGCTAATAGTCTAGATCTCACGG attcaAATTCAGCATCGTTCCACACCCCTTCAGGAACGACCAGAGCGTCGCGACCGGATTTTCTCGACCTCAGCAATTCGCTGGTGAAGAAGCAACGATTCATGTTCACGCCACCCAACGATCATCCACCGTCGGGTTTCGAAGAACGTCAAGCGGGTGATGGGCAACCCGAACCGCCAGTTCTCGACCAGGTCGAACTGGAGATCTCAGAGTACCTCACCCCGAATCGAATGGCCGATTCGATCCTTGACAATTGCTCTAGAAAGAGCTTCAGTGGATCGTTTTGTATACGAGACGATTCAGTAACTGACCATCCGGCCATGGGCAGTGTATTGGAGGAGACAATGGATGAAGAATTTGTCTCTTTCCAATCGAATTCGACAATGGAGCGGTACGCACCGCAGGGGCTGTCTGATCACGATCTCAGTAACCGCTTCCCTCTTTGCGACAACTCCGGAGCCAATCGTGGAAAAGACGGTCTGGTGAAATGGAAAGGCATCGTTCTTACGCCGGACGAAGAATATGCCGAAGAAGCTCATCTGGGATTG ATCCAAACGATTGAACTTAACAAGGGATGGAACAGTCGTTTGGGATTTAGCGTAGGTCACGATAATGACGGGCAACTTGTAATCAGCGCTATTTACGATGAAAGTGTTGCAGCTAAAGACGGTCGATTGAAAGTTGGAGATCACGTCTTACGG GTCAATGGCGAGAAACTTGAAGGTTGTCCGAAAGATTACGTTATCGATATTCTGCGTAAAACGAGAGGTCCAGTTGCTATTACCGTCCGCAAAATTGCTTAA
- the LOC130696019 gene encoding uncharacterized protein LOC130696019, with translation MVSLKVIVLLAMVSRSLAQPVGSLPRNSKERAAPKEEPVVPRDYAFNYDIQDGFVGMTHARSEVQRNGVIKGFYRYSRPDGVLVTVTYTADETGFHPVITEEKAPNLRSSSAVHTMYSSDNAELIKITLTEDDAQLARQKSEAALVATTSQPGPRVQQDSQNSDRQIVSRSESISQPQDQQIARWSRMINP, from the exons ATGGTTTCTTTAAAG gttattgttttactggcaaTGGTGTCCCGATCACTAGCGCAGCCTGTTGGCAGTTTGCCGCGAAACTCGAAGGAGCGAGCCGCGCCCAAGGAGGAACCGGTTGTACCC CGCGATTATGCTTTCAACTATGACATTCAAGATGGTTTCGTCGGCATGACTCACGCCCGCAGTGAAGTCCAACGTAACGGAGTGATCAAAGGATTCTATCGTTACAGTCGCCCCGACGGAGTCCTTGTCACTGTCAC TTACACGGCTGATGAAACTGGTTTTCATCCTGTCATCACGGAAGAAAAAGCACCCAATTTGAGGTCATCCAGCGCTGTTCATACGATGTATTCATCAGATAATGCGGAACTGATCAAAATTACGCTGACCGAAGACGATGCTCAATTGGCTCGTCAAAAATCGGAGGCTGCACTGGTGGCCACCACGTCCCAACCTGGTCCTAGAGTTCAGCAGGATTCTCAGAATTCTGATAGGCAGATCGTATCACGATCCGAATCCATTTCGCAGCCACAGGATCAGCAGATTGCTCGTTGGTCCAGAATGATCAATCCTTAA
- the LOC130696007 gene encoding tyrosine-protein phosphatase non-receptor type 13-like, with protein sequence MLVSAEEVLDIRGSLLHVTEAEAILLQLLRQLASYQLKDSRSPEGELRLKHILLEASGQVQLHNDVAQKRWNVSQLARLLAGASVGFGKGARTVLQNLADPTIRPVSADRAIQILKLRIQPAIAARYVAALYSEVLGSEASKRTVKGRAADSHSHGGGYSSTEDSAISSEHLSRHPSTDSLDRLTMANQSASTGHGTPQEAQNYGIFRRRRPIRLARSRSSAGDGGTTGALKNLAWAANAAIQRAPSRLYRLHDQPSATPSLPTATFQPRKSQSFRDLKMSPEREDEPSTYPVTCCGPEFIVKSSLPPYVLILPHQPKKKRTVNILHLDGRRLHVECDPGKTRIDQLLQMVMDHFGIAASDAIFFGLSSIKGGQFIFPRHDDKVYSLAPDNYKQLPYPSFNVYFRFRFYVHSVFALHSLESEHLLYLQLRKDLLEQRWVMDPMEEMGLAALALTIEFGTYNPKIHGVGGSYFHVDHYLSPGTQQSVKGGELAAQALERLHGRIPKLLERRVVECNFVKRIMQTQSYGYHHVHVIEDDGLRTTPLNLLVGLEGLKLVPHATSTSFGTPCKHVNLYWEDIKTLTHSKHHIVLTSGTGSLIRKRRLCVGTSRIRNTFDLLISHQKMALTLKKRKMLIRPESATLPKLRHNRPASFIEPVKTPTEPIKTLSSSTLPRPSNAVRIYVPFGRVEKRLEPDVTSRPIDVKSNVPSPEPVSVTSPESSQYSTLSSLSESTIPTSPRKSTLVRMGTKISSDALIREKMRLQEVSFSERIASGDPSGAYVVDTSVKSEDESLVFDAHESISQSLSERFNRLPYLPSPPQQPGVTVRFSKDPDGSLGILIARGVRGGIYLMGLTPNGAAHRQTSLKPGDRILSVNGLDCDELDYDQVIDQMRRIPRDVELLVLHRSDAAN encoded by the exons AAACGATGGAACGTTAGCCAACTGGCTCGATTGTTGGCCGGCGCCAGCGTTGGATTCGGAAAGGGCGCGCGGACGGTGCTGCAAAATTTAGCTGATCCCACCATCCGTCCCGTTTCAGCTGATCGCGCAATTCAA ATTCTCAAACTCAGGATCCAGCCGGCCATTGCTGCCCGCTACGTTGCGGCTTTATACAGTGAAGTGCTGGGCAGTGAAGCTTCCAAG CGGACGGTGAAAGGGCGGGCCGCTGACAGCCATAGTCACGGTGGAGGCTATTCGTCAACGGAAGACTCTGCCATTTCATCCGAACATTTATCGCGCCATCCGTCTACAGACAGTTTGGACCGTTTAACAATGGCCAACCAGTCGG CAAGTACCGGACATGGTACGCCCCAAGAGGCACAGAATTACGGCATCTTTCGTCGGAGGAGGCCCATCCGCTTGGCTCGGTCACGTAGCAGCGCCGGAGATGGCGGAACCACTGGAGCGCTCAAGAACTTGGCCTGGGCAGCCAATGCGGCCATTCAACGCGCTCCGTCCCGCCTTTATCGACTTCACGACCAACCGTCCGCAACGCCTTCCTTGCCGACGGCAACGTTTCAGCCGCGCAAGAGCCAGTCCTTTCGCGATCTGAAAATGTCTCCAGAACGAGAAGATGAACCTTCAACCTATCCCGTTACCTGCTGCGGCCCTGAATTTATCGTCAAAAGTAGCTTACCTCCCTACGTGCTTATATTACCACATCAGCCGAAAAAG AAAAGGACGGTGAATATTTTGCATTTGGATGGACGCCGATTACACGTTGAGTGTGACCCGGGTAAAACAAGAATCGATCAACTTCTGCAG atGGTGATGGATCATTTTGGAATCGCAGCCAgcgacgccatttttttcgGACTATCTTCCATTAAAGGCGGCCAATTTATCTTCCCAAGACATGATGACAAGGTGTACAGTTTAGCGCCGGACAATTACAAGCAATTGCCCTATCCCAGTTTTAACGTTTATTTCCGCTTCCGCTTTTACGTCCACTCGGTTTTCGCGTTACA TAGTCTGGAAAGCGAACATCTGCTCTATCTCCAATTACGCAAAGATCTGCTTGAGCAACGATGGGTTATGGACCCCATGGAAGAAATGGGCTTAGCCGCTTTAGCATTGACGATAGAATTTGGAACATACAATCCTAAA ATCCACGGAGTTGGAGGATCCTACTTCCACGTTGATCATTACCTGAGTCCTGGAACTCAGCAGAGTGTTAAGGGTGGTGAATTGGCTGCTCAGGCACTGGAGCGTCTACACGGGCGCATTCCTAAACTGCTGGAAAGACGAGTGGTTGAATGCAATTTCGTCAAACGGATTATGCAAACGCAGTCGTACGGATATCACCACGTGCACGTCATCGAG gaTGACGGATTGAGGACCACTCCGCTCAACTTGCTCGTGGGATTGGAAGGACTCAAATTAGTTCCTCACGCCACGTCGACTTCGTTTGGTACACCGTGCAAACACGTCAACTTGTACTGGGAAGATATTAAGACGCTGACACACTCTAAACACCACATCGTGCTGACATCCGGCACGGGTTCGCTCATCCGCAAACGACGTCTGTGCGTCGGGACGTCTCGAATTCGAAACACGTTCGACTTGTTGATTTCCCACCAAAAGATGGCGCTGACGTTGAAAAAACGTAAAATGCTTATCAGACCGGAATCCGCCACGCTACCGAAACTGCGTCACAACAGACCCGCCAGTTTTATCGAACCTGTCAAAACGCCGACGGAACCCATCAAAACATTGTCGAGCTCGACACTTCCACGTCCGTCAAACGCCGTCCGTATCTACGTGCCTTTTGGGCGTGTCGAAAAGCGACTCGAACCAGATGTCACGAGCCGGCCGATTGACGTCAAATCGAACGTCCCTTCGCCGGAACCCGTTTCGGTGACGTCACCAGAATCCTCTCAATACTCTACGCTGAGTTCGCTTTCCGAATCGACCATCCCCACGAGCCCTCGCAAAAGCACTCTGGTGCGGATGGGCACCAAGATATCGTCTGACGCTCTCATCCGTGAGAAAATGCGCCTTCAAGAGGTCAGCTTTAGCGAACGCATCGCTTCTGGCGATCCTTCTGGGGCGTACGTTGTCG aCACCAGCGTTAAATCGGAGGATGAATCGCTCGTCTTTGACGCCCACGAGAGCATATCGCAATCATTGTCGGAACGATTTAATCGTTTACCTTATCTTCCATCACCGCCTCAACAACCCGGAGTCACCGTCAG ATTTTCAAAGGATCCTGATGGCTCTCTGGGCATTTTGATTGCCCGTGGTGTCCGCGGCGGTATCTATCTTATGGGACTGACGCCCAACGGTGCCGCTCATCGCCAGACATCACTAAAACCAG GTGATCGTATCTTATCCGTCAACGGACTCGACTGTGACGAATTGGACTACGACCAGGTGATTGATCAGATGCGCCGTATACCTCGTGACGTCGAACTGCTCGTCCTCCATCGTTCCGATGCAGCGAATTGA